The Exiguobacterium acetylicum genome includes a window with the following:
- the guaB gene encoding IMP dehydrogenase yields MWENKFAKEGLTFDDVLLVPRRSSVLPRDVDLSVTLCEGITLNIPLISAGMDTVTEAPMAIAMARQGGLGVIHKNMSMEEQAEHVDRVKRSENGVITNPFYLTPERQVYDAEYLMSKYRISGVPIVNNETERKLVGILTNRDLRFVKDYSTVIETVMTTEELVTAKVGTSLVEAEQILHKHRIEKLPLVDENGVLKGLITTKDIEKVEQYPHAAKDQFGRLLVAAAVGVTKDASTRAKFLVDAGVDALVVDTAHGHSEGVLVKVRELREEYPNLPIIAGNVATAEATRDLIEAGASVIKVGIGPGSICTTRVVAGVGVPQITAVFDCATEARKHGVSIIADGGIKYSGDIVKALAAGGHAVMLGSLLAGVEESPGEMEIYQGRQFKTYRGMGSEASMKRGSQDRYFQEADKKFVPEGIEGRVAYRGKLGDSVYQLVGGIRSGMGYCGSATLEELREETQFIRMTGAGLQESHPHDIQITKEASNYTRQ; encoded by the coding sequence ATGTGGGAGAACAAATTTGCTAAAGAGGGTTTGACGTTTGATGACGTCTTACTCGTACCCCGTCGTTCGAGTGTCTTACCGCGCGACGTTGATTTATCTGTCACGCTATGCGAAGGGATTACACTTAATATCCCGTTGATCAGTGCTGGTATGGATACCGTTACAGAAGCTCCAATGGCAATTGCTATGGCGCGCCAAGGTGGTCTTGGTGTCATTCATAAGAACATGTCAATGGAAGAACAAGCAGAACATGTCGATCGCGTCAAACGTTCTGAAAATGGTGTCATCACGAACCCGTTCTATTTGACGCCTGAACGTCAAGTCTACGATGCAGAGTACTTGATGAGTAAGTATCGCATCTCGGGTGTTCCGATTGTTAATAATGAAACAGAGCGCAAACTAGTAGGGATTTTGACAAACCGTGATCTCCGTTTCGTCAAGGACTACTCGACTGTCATTGAAACGGTGATGACGACAGAAGAACTCGTGACAGCAAAAGTTGGTACGTCCCTCGTTGAAGCAGAACAGATTCTCCACAAGCATCGTATCGAAAAGTTACCACTCGTTGATGAGAACGGTGTACTAAAAGGATTGATCACAACAAAAGATATCGAAAAAGTCGAACAGTATCCACATGCTGCGAAAGACCAGTTCGGTCGTTTACTCGTTGCAGCAGCTGTCGGTGTGACAAAAGACGCTTCGACACGTGCGAAGTTCCTAGTTGATGCAGGTGTTGATGCACTCGTCGTCGATACAGCTCACGGTCATTCAGAAGGTGTACTCGTCAAAGTACGTGAATTACGTGAAGAATATCCAAACTTACCAATCATTGCGGGTAACGTTGCAACAGCAGAAGCAACACGTGATTTGATTGAAGCAGGTGCATCAGTCATCAAGGTCGGTATCGGACCAGGTTCAATCTGTACGACACGTGTTGTCGCAGGCGTCGGTGTACCACAGATTACAGCTGTCTTCGATTGCGCGACAGAAGCACGTAAACACGGTGTCTCGATCATCGCTGACGGTGGTATCAAGTACTCTGGCGATATCGTGAAAGCACTTGCTGCCGGTGGACATGCTGTCATGCTCGGAAGTTTACTTGCGGGTGTAGAAGAGAGTCCAGGTGAGATGGAAATCTATCAAGGACGTCAATTCAAGACTTACCGCGGTATGGGGTCTGAAGCATCGATGAAACGTGGTAGCCAAGATCGTTACTTCCAAGAAGCAGACAAGAAGTTCGTTCCAGAAGGAATCGAAGGACGTGTCGCTTACCGTGGTAAACTCGGTGACTCGGTCTATCAACTCGTTGGCGGAATTCGTTCAGGTATGGGATACTGTGGTTCTGCAACGTTAGAAGAGTTGCGTGAAGAAACACAATTCATTCGTATGACAGGTGCTGGACTGCAAGAAAGCCACCCACACGACATTCAAATTACAAAAGAAGCATCTAACTATACACGCCAATAA
- a CDS encoding PLP-dependent aminotransferase family protein, with the protein MDMLSFQLTRDQEKPLYEQLYQQIRNEIIAGRLAYGTKLPSKRKLGQFLNLSQTTIELAYQQLVAEGYVESISRKGYFVLAYEELAYVKTSPVIQPRATTVKPVITYDFHPSKIEGVSFPFARWRKYAKDIIDADHHPLVSLGHPQGDLALREEIATYLYHSRGVVCSPEQIVVGSGVEQLLPLVLFLLGRNVTYGIEDPGYHTTRLLLENHERRIEPIRVDANGLRIDQLQESNVDIMYVTPAHQFPSGSILSVNRRHQLLNWAAMDPTRFIIEDDYDSEFRYSGKSIPSLHNMDSNRVIYMSTFSKSLMPSLRIGYMVLPEVLRVRYQTELSHYTCSVSRFDQTILTHFMKEGDFERHLNRMRKVYRRKLDLLIQSLRRIPALRLTGESAGLHVVVSVANGMTEQELVQRAQQQGIQVYGLSQYAQLPLLSDTPQIVLGFASLSEQELTEGLRLLMDAWDLRKSS; encoded by the coding sequence ATGGATATGTTATCATTTCAACTCACACGGGATCAGGAGAAGCCACTTTATGAACAGCTTTATCAACAAATCCGAAATGAAATCATTGCCGGTCGTTTAGCATACGGAACGAAATTACCGTCTAAACGAAAGCTCGGTCAATTTTTGAACTTAAGTCAAACGACGATTGAGCTTGCCTATCAACAACTCGTCGCAGAAGGATATGTCGAATCCATCTCACGTAAAGGATACTTCGTGCTTGCCTACGAAGAACTTGCCTACGTCAAAACGTCACCCGTCATCCAGCCGCGCGCGACTACGGTAAAACCAGTCATCACGTATGACTTTCATCCGAGCAAGATTGAAGGGGTCTCTTTCCCGTTCGCACGCTGGCGAAAATATGCCAAAGATATCATCGATGCCGACCATCATCCACTCGTCTCGCTTGGTCATCCACAAGGAGATCTAGCGTTACGGGAAGAGATTGCGACCTATCTCTATCATTCGCGTGGTGTCGTCTGCTCCCCAGAACAGATCGTCGTCGGTTCAGGTGTTGAGCAACTCTTGCCGCTTGTCCTCTTCTTATTAGGGCGAAACGTCACATACGGCATCGAGGATCCTGGTTATCATACGACACGTCTCTTACTCGAAAATCACGAGCGGAGGATTGAACCGATTCGTGTCGATGCAAATGGCTTACGGATCGATCAATTGCAGGAATCAAACGTTGACATCATGTACGTCACACCGGCGCATCAATTCCCCTCCGGCAGCATCTTATCCGTCAACCGGCGACATCAGTTGTTGAACTGGGCAGCGATGGATCCGACCCGGTTTATCATCGAGGACGATTATGATAGTGAATTCCGCTACAGCGGTAAATCGATTCCGTCTCTGCATAACATGGACAGTAACCGTGTCATTTACATGAGTACATTCTCAAAATCCCTCATGCCTTCGCTACGGATCGGTTATATGGTCTTACCGGAAGTCTTACGCGTACGGTATCAAACAGAATTATCGCATTATACATGTAGTGTCTCACGCTTTGATCAAACGATTTTGACGCATTTCATGAAAGAAGGAGACTTTGAACGACATCTCAATCGAATGCGTAAAGTCTATCGACGAAAACTAGATCTCCTCATCCAATCGCTTCGTCGGATTCCGGCCTTACGATTGACAGGGGAAAGTGCCGGACTCCACGTCGTCGTATCCGTCGCGAACGGAATGACGGAGCAAGAGCTCGTACAGCGGGCACAACAACAAGGGATTCAAGTTTACGGTCTCTCTCAATATGCGCAACTCCCTCTTCTCTCCGATACACCTCAAATCGTCCTTGGATTTGCGAGTCTCTCGGAGCAAGAGTTGACGGAAGGATTACGATTGTTGATGGATGCATGGGACTTACGTAAATCATCATGA
- the pdxS gene encoding pyridoxal 5'-phosphate synthase lyase subunit PdxS translates to MERQQGTDRVKRGMAEMQKGGVIMDVVNAEQAKIAEAAGAVAVMALERVPSDIRRDGGVARMADPLITEEVFGAVSIPVMAKCRIGHIVEARVLESMGVDFIDESEVLTPADEQYHLLKSEFTVPFVCGARDLGEAARRIAEGAAMIRTKGEPGTGNVVEAVRHMRQIQAQLKQILHVSPDELMTFAKEWGAPYEVLRDIRTQGRLPVVNFAAGGVATPADAALMMHLGADGVFVGSGIFKSEHPERVARAIVEAVTYKDDFERIASLSKGLGTAMKGIDVTSMPFEERMATRGW, encoded by the coding sequence ATGGAACGTCAACAAGGAACGGATCGTGTCAAACGTGGAATGGCTGAAATGCAAAAGGGTGGCGTCATCATGGATGTCGTCAATGCGGAACAAGCGAAGATTGCGGAAGCAGCAGGAGCAGTTGCGGTCATGGCACTTGAGCGTGTCCCGTCGGATATTCGTCGTGACGGGGGCGTCGCCCGGATGGCAGATCCGTTGATTACAGAAGAAGTGTTCGGAGCCGTTTCGATCCCGGTCATGGCGAAATGCCGGATTGGTCATATTGTCGAAGCGCGTGTCCTTGAATCAATGGGGGTCGATTTCATCGATGAGAGTGAGGTCCTGACACCAGCAGATGAACAATATCATTTACTGAAGTCAGAATTTACCGTCCCGTTCGTCTGTGGCGCACGAGATCTTGGGGAAGCTGCACGCCGTATTGCCGAAGGAGCAGCAATGATTCGGACGAAGGGTGAGCCAGGCACCGGAAACGTCGTTGAGGCGGTCCGTCATATGCGACAAATTCAAGCGCAATTGAAGCAGATTTTACATGTCAGTCCTGATGAATTGATGACATTTGCAAAAGAATGGGGCGCTCCGTACGAAGTATTGCGTGATATTCGGACGCAAGGACGTTTACCGGTCGTTAATTTTGCAGCAGGCGGGGTCGCAACACCAGCAGATGCTGCACTCATGATGCATCTTGGGGCAGACGGTGTCTTCGTCGGATCGGGAATCTTTAAGTCAGAGCATCCGGAACGCGTCGCTCGTGCGATCGTCGAAGCCGTCACCTATAAAGATGATTTTGAACGGATTGCGTCTTTATCCAAAGGACTTGGAACAGCGATGAAAGGCATCGATGTCACGTCGATGCCGTTTGAGGAACGGATGGCGACACGCGGATGGTAA
- the pdxT gene encoding pyridoxal 5'-phosphate synthase glutaminase subunit PdxT, with amino-acid sequence MVIGILDVQGAVREHQQHLEGLGVEVVLVKQASDLDGLDGLVLPGGESTAMRRLIERYELLEPLRERATSLPMFGTCAGMILLATVVEAGQSHLHAIPMTVRRNAFGRQIDSFEGLLPVEGIEEPIEAVFIRAPLILSVGEGTRVIAKVEEQIVAVETSLHLACSFHPELTEDDRLHRYFLQKIKQRQSVRS; translated from the coding sequence ATGGTAATCGGTATTCTTGATGTTCAAGGTGCTGTCCGCGAACATCAACAGCATCTTGAAGGTCTTGGTGTAGAGGTCGTTCTCGTTAAACAAGCGAGTGATCTGGATGGACTCGATGGACTCGTCTTACCAGGAGGCGAATCGACAGCGATGCGTCGATTGATCGAACGCTATGAGTTACTTGAACCGCTTCGAGAACGAGCGACATCGTTACCGATGTTTGGGACATGCGCCGGAATGATTTTACTCGCAACCGTCGTTGAAGCAGGCCAAAGTCATCTTCATGCGATTCCGATGACGGTCCGTCGGAATGCTTTCGGTCGGCAAATCGACTCGTTTGAAGGACTATTGCCAGTTGAGGGGATTGAAGAGCCGATTGAGGCAGTCTTCATTCGGGCACCTTTGATTCTATCTGTCGGCGAAGGAACACGAGTGATTGCGAAAGTCGAAGAACAGATTGTCGCCGTCGAGACATCGCTTCACCTGGCGTGTTCGTTTCATCCTGAATTAACAGAGGACGATCGACTGCATCGTTATTTTTTACAAAAGATTAAACAGCGTCAATCCGTCCGTTCGTAA
- a CDS encoding D-alanyl-D-alanine carboxypeptidase family protein produces MKRILLLCLSVLLVVGFPTTGQAAPSIQAESYIMTDAVTGKILLQSEADVSLPPASMTKLMTLYLVRRQIELKKLTWDQKIKPSAKVLKLANTSGVARVPVKEKTYTVREMYDAAFIKSANDAAVMLAETVSGSEATFVEKMNETAKQFGMNDTEYANASGLDAVDATLPGTNLMTATDIALLVIRYIKDYPDVLDVTSKTQMKLDGEVLNNSNKMLAKEKFAYDGMRGMKTGTTDLAGYCFASVTTRDNMTLVTVVMRTDSDQARFQETKKLLDYGFATFEPLTYYGKGERIKDVLPIKGATVRKLDVVTDGSLYVTVPKQTTTREPRFEFSKATAPVTKQDVVGTVQVADDGVYLPGFETPRVNLYSATAVPLASVPTRLVRAWTAWSKQIEQAIQQSALVNFQGDGVK; encoded by the coding sequence ATGAAACGAATCTTGCTACTCTGTTTAAGTGTCCTGCTGGTCGTAGGTTTTCCTACAACTGGACAAGCGGCACCGTCGATTCAAGCAGAGTCTTACATAATGACCGATGCGGTCACAGGAAAAATCCTCCTTCAATCGGAAGCGGATGTTTCTCTACCACCGGCTTCGATGACAAAGCTGATGACGCTTTATCTCGTCCGACGACAGATTGAGTTAAAAAAGCTGACGTGGGATCAAAAAATCAAACCGAGTGCTAAAGTGTTAAAGCTTGCGAATACGTCCGGCGTTGCTCGTGTTCCTGTCAAAGAAAAAACGTATACAGTTCGTGAGATGTACGACGCGGCATTCATTAAATCAGCCAATGATGCAGCTGTCATGTTAGCCGAGACGGTATCTGGTTCAGAGGCGACATTCGTTGAAAAAATGAATGAGACAGCGAAACAGTTCGGTATGAACGATACGGAGTATGCGAATGCATCGGGACTTGATGCTGTTGATGCGACGCTTCCGGGAACAAATCTGATGACAGCAACGGATATCGCCTTACTCGTCATTCGTTACATTAAGGATTATCCAGATGTCCTCGATGTGACGAGCAAAACGCAGATGAAGCTCGATGGCGAGGTCTTGAATAACTCGAATAAGATGCTCGCGAAGGAAAAATTCGCATATGACGGCATGCGGGGGATGAAGACAGGAACGACCGATTTAGCGGGGTACTGCTTCGCGAGTGTGACGACGCGGGATAATATGACACTTGTGACGGTCGTGATGCGAACGGATTCCGATCAAGCCCGTTTTCAGGAAACAAAAAAGCTACTCGATTATGGCTTTGCGACGTTTGAGCCATTGACGTATTACGGAAAAGGCGAACGGATTAAAGACGTCCTTCCGATTAAAGGTGCAACCGTCCGAAAACTAGATGTCGTCACCGATGGCTCGTTGTACGTCACGGTACCGAAGCAAACGACGACACGTGAACCACGTTTCGAATTTTCAAAAGCGACGGCACCTGTCACAAAACAAGACGTCGTCGGAACGGTGCAAGTCGCGGATGACGGTGTCTATCTACCAGGCTTTGAGACACCACGCGTGAATTTGTATAGTGCGACTGCCGTTCCACTTGCGAGTGTTCCAACGCGCCTCGTGCGTGCTTGGACGGCTTGGTCGAAGCAAATTGAACAAGCGATTCAACAATCGGCTCTTGTCAACTTCCAAGGCGATGGTGTAAAGTAA